TGACTGTTAAATACGCACCGAAATAATTCCCCCTCACCCCAACCCCTCTCCCTCAAGGGTAGAGGGGCTTTTAAGGAGATTCGATATGTTTACACTTTCAACTAAAAACCAATGGCTGGTCAGTGGCATTTTGCTGCTGGCAATAATTGTTACCCGCGCTCATGTTACCGACCACTTGCTGGATGCGTCATGGGCGGTATTTTTCCTTGCCGGGTTCTATCTGCGCAACGCGCTGACCTTTGGGGTATTCATGGCAACGGCTGTGGCAATTGATTACGTGGCGATCACGAAATTTGGGGTGAGTGATTTCTGCGTATCGCAAGCCTACGTCGCCCTGATTCCCGCGTATGGCGCATTATTTGTGGCAGGGCGTTGGTTTGCCGGGCAATACCAGGGTGAAACGTTGGCAACGCTGGGCAAGCTGATGTTGGCGGTTGTGGTCGGTTTTGCCGTGGCGCAACTCATTTCCAGCGGCAGTTTTTACTTCTTTTCCGGCAAGTTTGCTGAGGTAAGTTTGGTAGAGTTTGGCAACCGTTTAGTGAAATATTCACCCAACAGTTTGTACACAATGAGTCTGTATATCACTGTCGGTGCATTCGTACACGTTGCGGTGTCGATGTTGAATCGCCAGTTCGTACACAGCAAATAAATGAAACTGATTAGTTCATGGAGCGGGGGCAAGGATGCTTGCCTCGCTTTGTACCGTGCCATGCAAGCGGGGCATCAGCCGCAGGCATTGCTGACCATGATGGAGGCGGACGGTTTACGTACTCGCGCCCATGCCCTGCCATTAGCGGTATTGCGGCAACAGGCGGCGGCCTTGGGCTTGCCCTTGATCACGCCATCAGTGACATGGGAAGGGTATCGTCCCATGTACGTACAAGCCTTGAGCGAAGCCAAAGCGCAAGGAGCAGAAGCACTGATTTCGGGTGATATTGACCTTCAAGCTCACCGCGATTGGCTGGAACAAGTCGGCGAAGAGGTCGGTTTAAACGTGTTGTTCCCGCTCTGGAAGGACACGCATTCGGCGCTGCTTGAGGAATTCCACGCAGTAGGTTTCACTACGCACATCATCGCCGTAAAGCTTGGCGTACTGGATGAAAGCTGGTTGGGGCGCAAGCTGGATGCTGCCGCCATGCAGGAATTGGATGCTATCGGTGTGGATGTGTGCGGTGAGGGTGGCGAATTCCATACCTTTGTCACTGACGGGCCGTTATTTTCGCACCCACTGAACATACAGGCATTAGGCAGTTTCACCGGGAAACATAACTACACCTTCCTTAATTTCACGCTGGTATGAGCTTGTACTTTTGGTTGCCTGCCCCGGCTCTATTATTAGATCGGCTGTTCGGCGAACCACCTCGCTTGCACCCTTTGGTCGGCTTTGGCAGACTGGCGGATTGGCTAGAATCCCGTCTTAATCACCGCAGCATTCACTACGGCATACTGGCGTGGTGTTTGGCTGTGTTGCCTTTAAGCATTGCCGTTTGGTGGCTGGATACCCTACTCGGCGGTTTATGGATGAGTATTTTGTGCGGCTGGTTGGCGATTGGCTGGCAAAGCCTGCGCCAACACGCCCAGTGGGTGGAACAAGCACTGCTGGCGGATGACCTTCCGCAAGCCCGTCAAAAAGTCGGGTGGCTGGTCAGCCGCGATACTTCCCAACTGGACGAAACAGCGGTCAGCCGCGCCTGCATTGAATCGGTGCTGGAAAATGGCAGCGATGCAGTATTTGCCCCCTTATTCTGGCTGATTATCGGCGGTGCGCCAGCAGTCGTGCTGTACCGCTTGAGCAACACGTTGGATGCGATGTGGGGTTATCGCACGGAACGCTTTGAGCGGTTCGGCAAGTGGGCAGCGCGGGTGGATGATGTGTTGAACTGGATTCCGGCACGCTTGACCGCGTTAACCTATGCGCTGTGCGGGAGTTTTGCCGCTGCGATGCAAGCATGGCGCACGCAAGGCAGCCGGTGGTACAGCCCCAACGCGGGTGTGGTGATGGCGGCGGGCGCGGGCGCATTGCAAGTGCAACTCGGCGGCGATGCGGTGTATGCAGGGCAAACTAAATCACGCCCGTCACTCGGTGCTGGCGCAATACCCGACGCACACACGATTACCCGCGCTATGCGCTTGCTGGATCGGGGTGTGTATCTGTGGGCGGGCTTTACCTTGATCATGGGAGTAGGCAGTGTTTTCCTCACATAAACACGGTGGGCAATTAAGGCGTTTCAGCCAGACCTGCGGCATTCCCTTGGCGGATTGGCTGGACGTGTCCACCGGAATTAGCCCGTGGGCTTACCCTTTGCCGCTTGTTCCGCCCGCGTGTTGGCAACGCTTGCCGGAAAGCGATGATGGGCTGGCAAGCGTTGCCGCTGAATATTACGGTAGTGCCTGTGTGTTACCCGTCAGCGGTTCTCAAGAGGCGATCAAACTATTGCCGCACTGCTTTCCCAACAACCGCCGCGTCGGGATTATCAGCCCTGCCTACCACAGCCATCAACACGCATGGGCGGCACAAGGTCACACCGTACAAGCGTTAAATCCGACGCAAGTGGAAACGCTGTTGCCCACGCTGGATGTGTTGGTGGTGGTTAACCCGACCAATCCAACCGCGCACCATTATCCGCCGGAAACCTTGCGGCACTGGCAGCAAACCTTAGTGCAACACGGTGGCTGTCTGGTGGTGGATGAGGCATTTATGGATGTTACCCCCGCGCAAAGCCTGATTACCCCTGAGCCGCAGGCGGGGCTAGTGGTGTTGCGTTCGGTAGGGAAATTTTTTGGCTTGGCGGGGATGCGTTTAGGTTTTGTCTGGGCAGAGATCCCCCTGTTGCAAGCCATTGCCACATTGCAGGGCGATTGGTCGGTGAGCCATCCGGCGCGTTGGGCAGGGCAACAGGCATTGGCTGACAAGGCGTGGCAGCAGCAACAACGTTGCCGTTTGGTGCTGGCGGGCGAGCGTTTGCACACCTTATTGCAACGCCATTACGGTGACACGGTACAAAGCACGCCGTTGTTTAGTTATCTGCCTTCACCCCACGCCGCCGAAATTCATCAGACCTTGGCGGCACAAGGGATTCTTACCCGTTTATTCACCGAACCGGCGGCATTGCGTTTTGGTTTGCCTGCCACTGAAACCGACTGGTTACGTCTGGAACAAGGAATTCACTCATGCCAACGTTAATGGTGCAAGGCTGTACCTCGGATGCGGGTAAAAGCACATTGGTGGCAGGGCTGTGCCGTGTTTTCAAACGGCGCGGTTTGTCGGTTGTGCCATTCAAGCCGCAGAACATGGCGTTAAATAGCGCGGTAACACCCGACGGTGGCGAAATCGGGCGGGCGCAAGCCTTGCAAGCACAGGCGGCGGGCGTTATTCCCAGTGTCCACATGAATCCGGTACTGCTCAAGCCGAATACCGACACGGGGGCGCAAGTTATCCTGCAAGGGCATTCCATCGGCAATCTCGAAGCCCTCGATTACCATAGTTACAAACCCAAAGCAGCGGCGGCAGTGTTCGATTCCTATGCGCGGCTGTGTGCGGAATACACCTACGTCATGGTGGAAGGTGCAGGTAGCCCAGCGGAAATCAATTTGCGGGAAGGCGATATTGCCAATATGGGGTTTGCGGAACGTGCTGATTGTCCGGTGATTTTGATTGCGGACATCGACAAAGGCGGGGTGTTTGCGCATTTGGTGGGGACGTTGGCGTTGTTGTCGGAGACTGAACAGACGCGGGTCAAAGGCTTTGTCATCAACCGGTTTCGCGGGGATATTGGGTTATTGCAGGGCGGGTTGGATTGGTTGGAAGCGTATACGGGCAAGCCGGTGTTGGGGGTGTTGCCGTATTTGCATGGGCTGCATTTGGATGCGGAGGAT
The window above is part of the Thiothrix winogradskyi genome. Proteins encoded here:
- a CDS encoding diphthine--ammonia ligase, coding for MKLISSWSGGKDACLALYRAMQAGHQPQALLTMMEADGLRTRAHALPLAVLRQQAAALGLPLITPSVTWEGYRPMYVQALSEAKAQGAEALISGDIDLQAHRDWLEQVGEEVGLNVLFPLWKDTHSALLEEFHAVGFTTHIIAVKLGVLDESWLGRKLDAAAMQELDAIGVDVCGEGGEFHTFVTDGPLFSHPLNIQALGSFTGKHNYTFLNFTLV
- the cbiB gene encoding adenosylcobinamide-phosphate synthase CbiB → MSLYFWLPAPALLLDRLFGEPPRLHPLVGFGRLADWLESRLNHRSIHYGILAWCLAVLPLSIAVWWLDTLLGGLWMSILCGWLAIGWQSLRQHAQWVEQALLADDLPQARQKVGWLVSRDTSQLDETAVSRACIESVLENGSDAVFAPLFWLIIGGAPAVVLYRLSNTLDAMWGYRTERFERFGKWAARVDDVLNWIPARLTALTYALCGSFAAAMQAWRTQGSRWYSPNAGVVMAAGAGALQVQLGGDAVYAGQTKSRPSLGAGAIPDAHTITRAMRLLDRGVYLWAGFTLIMGVGSVFLT
- the cobD gene encoding threonine-phosphate decarboxylase CobD, which gives rise to MFSSHKHGGQLRRFSQTCGIPLADWLDVSTGISPWAYPLPLVPPACWQRLPESDDGLASVAAEYYGSACVLPVSGSQEAIKLLPHCFPNNRRVGIISPAYHSHQHAWAAQGHTVQALNPTQVETLLPTLDVLVVVNPTNPTAHHYPPETLRHWQQTLVQHGGCLVVDEAFMDVTPAQSLITPEPQAGLVVLRSVGKFFGLAGMRLGFVWAEIPLLQAIATLQGDWSVSHPARWAGQQALADKAWQQQQRCRLVLAGERLHTLLQRHYGDTVQSTPLFSYLPSPHAAEIHQTLAAQGILTRLFTEPAALRFGLPATETDWLRLEQGIHSCQR